The following is a genomic window from Candidatus Eremiobacteraceae bacterium.
AGCGCCATCAGGATGCGATGAGAACCGCCGTCGCCCGCCACGAGCAAATCGTGAACGAGGCCGTGACGCGACACGGCGGTTTTGTTTTCAAGACGCTCGGCGACGCGTTTTGCGTCGCCTTCGCGACAGCGCCGCAAGCGGTCGGCGCGGCGATTGATGCCCAACGAGCTCTCGCCGAAGAAGACTTTGAGCTCGTTGACGGTTTGCGGGTACGCATCGGCCTGCACACCGGGCACGCGGAGGAACGCAACACTGACTACTTCGGGCCGACGGTCAATCGCGTCGCGCGTTTGATGTCGATCGGCCACGGCGGCCAAGTGCTCCTCTCAGCGACGACGCGCGACCTCGCGCACGCTGATCTTCCTAAGGATACGTCGCTGGTCGATCTCGGCTCGCACCGACTCAAGGATCTGACCGAACCGGAGCATGTCTGGCAACTCAACGGACACGGCTTGCCGTCTGAATTCCCATCGCTTCGCTCGCTCAACGCGCTGCCACACAATCTCCCGATCAAGCGAACCACGTTCGTCGGTCGCGAACGCGATGTCGCCGACGTCAAAGACCTGCTAGCTCGACATCATCTGCTGACCCTCGCCGGATCAGGCGGCGTCGGGAAGACGCGGCTCGCCGTGCAAGCTGGTGCAGAGATCCTCGATCGGTTTCCGGACGGCGTTTGGTTCGTCGACCTCGCACCGATCAGCGACGCTGAACTGGTCGCGAGCGTCACCTCACAAGTCTTGGGTATTTCCCAGAAGGTGGGCAACCGCGTCGACGAGTCGATTCCACCCTGGCTCGAGCACAAGAAGCTGCTCCTCATCTTCGACAACTGCGAGCACGTCTTGGAGACGGTCGCCGCTTTGGCTGTCTCGATTCTCCGCGCGGCGCCGGACGTGCGCATTTTGAGCACTTCGCGACAAGTGCTAGGTATCGGCGATGAAGAAGTCTTGCGACTTCGCTCGCTTGAGGTTCCGCACCAGACCGACGTGACGCCCTCGAAGGTTTTGGAATTCGGATCGGTCGGGCTTTTTGTCGATCGCGCCAGATCGGTCGACAAGTCCTTCGCCCTCACCGACAACACGGCGCCAATCGTCGCTGACATCTGCCGCCGACTTGACGGCATTCCGCTCGCCATCGAGCTTGCTGCGGCTCGCGTCAAGGTCTTGTCGATCCCGAATCTCGCAAAACGCCTCGACGAACGCTTCAAGGTCCTCACGGGCGGCAGCCGCGAGGTCTTGCCGCGTCAGAAGACCTTGAGCGCGCTCATCGACTGGAGCTACGACCTGCTCGACCCAAAGGAGCAGCTGCTGTTCAGAAATTTGGGCATTTTCGCCGGCGGGTTTGGCCTCGAGGCCGCGACGAGCGTGTGCGGCGCCGAGGGCTCGGACGAAATCGACGTATTGGACCTGCTCGCCTCGTTGACGGACAAGTCGCTCGTGATCGCCGATACGAGCGGAGAACATGAGCGCTACCATCTCCTTGAATCCACTCGGGCCTATGCGCTCGACAAACTGACCGCATCAAACCAGCGCGACCGCATGGCTCGGCGCCATGCGGAATTTTTCCGCGACAAGGCGCAGGCGACTGCAGAGCGCTATAATACGGAGTTCTTTTCCTGGCCTGCAGAGGTGGAATTGGACCTGGACGACTACCGCGGCGCGCTCGAGTGGACGCTCACCCAGGGGAACGACGCGACGGTAGGCGGCACGATCGCCGGACAGCTGAGCTCGATGTGGCGCCGCGGTCTTGCTGTCGAGGGCCGTTATTGGATCCTCCTTGCGCTCGAGCGCGTGGATGAATCAGAGCAGCCATGGGTCGCGGCGCGACTGTGGCATGCGCTCGGTGTGCAATCAGCGGGCAAGCAAAAGCTTGAGGCTGCCGAGCGCGCAGTGCGCCTATTCGAATCAGTGGGTGACGTCCGTTGGGCTGGGTACGCCCGCATCTCGCTTGGGCGAGCTCTTCTTGATATGGGCCGGTATGAAGAAGCAAGCCAGGAGTATTCGCGAGCTCTTTCCGCGGTGCGCGCGAGCGGGGACAGATTGCGCGCCGCTATTTGTCTCCACGCACTGGCATCAGTAGAGTGGATGGTGGGCGACCGAGGCCGGGCCGGTGACCTCTTCGCTGAGTCGTTGGCGGCTCATCAGGCGTGTGGGGATGAGGAAGGTACCGCCCAAGTGCAGGCAGATATGGCCGAGTTTGAGTTTGCGGAAGGTCACCCCGACCAGGCGCTGCGCTTGGCGAGTCGGGCGGCGGAGACTCTACGCGGAAAAAATGCGCGTAGCAGCAGCTTTATCCACGTCAACATTGCTGTGTATCACATCGCCCTCGGAGACTCCAATGGAGGAAGACAGTCAGCGCGGGAGGGTCTACATTTGGCACGTCAGGCCCGCGTCGAACAATCGATCGCTAACGGGCTGCAGCACTTAGCGTTGATCTCAGCTCTCCGCGGTGAGAGCGGCCCCGCGGCTCAATTGCTGGGCTACGTTGATGCGCAGAATAAATTGCTTGGCCTTGAGCGCCAGTTCACGGAGAAGTGGAGCTACGAGAGACTCACGGCAGCGCTTCGAGACAAGCTAGGCGACGCGGAGATCGCAGCGTTCGCCGCCGAAGGCGTCGCGTGGTCGGAAGATCAGGCGTTCGAAGAAGCGTTGAAAGTCTGACCCAGCTAGTGGAGCGATAGGCCGGCCGGATGATCAAGCATCGTGTTGAGCCCTCCGATGGTAGTC
Proteins encoded in this region:
- a CDS encoding adenylate/guanylate cyclase domain-containing protein, encoding MPPEAERQAQGSVAMPTGTVTFLFSDIEGSTQRWERHQDAMRTAVARHEQIVNEAVTRHGGFVFKTLGDAFCVAFATAPQAVGAAIDAQRALAEEDFELVDGLRVRIGLHTGHAEERNTDYFGPTVNRVARLMSIGHGGQVLLSATTRDLAHADLPKDTSLVDLGSHRLKDLTEPEHVWQLNGHGLPSEFPSLRSLNALPHNLPIKRTTFVGRERDVADVKDLLARHHLLTLAGSGGVGKTRLAVQAGAEILDRFPDGVWFVDLAPISDAELVASVTSQVLGISQKVGNRVDESIPPWLEHKKLLLIFDNCEHVLETVAALAVSILRAAPDVRILSTSRQVLGIGDEEVLRLRSLEVPHQTDVTPSKVLEFGSVGLFVDRARSVDKSFALTDNTAPIVADICRRLDGIPLAIELAAARVKVLSIPNLAKRLDERFKVLTGGSREVLPRQKTLSALIDWSYDLLDPKEQLLFRNLGIFAGGFGLEAATSVCGAEGSDEIDVLDLLASLTDKSLVIADTSGEHERYHLLESTRAYALDKLTASNQRDRMARRHAEFFRDKAQATAERYNTEFFSWPAEVELDLDDYRGALEWTLTQGNDATVGGTIAGQLSSMWRRGLAVEGRYWILLALERVDESEQPWVAARLWHALGVQSAGKQKLEAAERAVRLFESVGDVRWAGYARISLGRALLDMGRYEEASQEYSRALSAVRASGDRLRAAICLHALASVEWMVGDRGRAGDLFAESLAAHQACGDEEGTAQVQADMAEFEFAEGHPDQALRLASRAAETLRGKNARSSSFIHVNIAVYHIALGDSNGGRQSAREGLHLARQARVEQSIANGLQHLALISALRGESGPAAQLLGYVDAQNKLLGLERQFTEKWSYERLTAALRDKLGDAEIAAFAAEGVAWSEDQAFEEALKV